The region GGCTGCGGCTGAGGGCCGAGTCACAGTTTAAGCAACCAGCAGCGGAGCCATCCAGGCGATCTCTGCGGGCAACTGCGAACTCCAGAACGCGCCGTCGTGGCCGCCAGGCGAGAAGCCGCCCGACGGTGGACTCGGCAACTGGGCGATGAACTGCTTGGTCGCCGAATAGAAGGGATCACTGTTGCCGCAGTCGATTCGGATGGGGATCTGGCCGAGTTGCGGCAGCCCCCACACGCTGTTGGCCGCATAATCGTCTGCGCCGTCGAATGCACCGGGCGCCGTGGCGCCGGACGACGTCCACAGCGCCGGGCTCACCGCGCAGATCGCGGCGGTGCGCGCCGGGCCGAGTCGCGCGCCGAGCAGCAGCGCGCCGTAGCCGCCCATCGACCAGCCGAGGAATCCGACCCGCGACGTGTCGAGGCCCTGCTGCGCGAGCATCGGGATCAGTTCGTTGAGCACCATGGCGCCGGAGTCCTCGCCGGATG is a window of Mycobacterium sp. 3519A DNA encoding:
- a CDS encoding alpha/beta hydrolase family protein translates to MMARMPELSRRAVLRLGVGAAAGAAGAYALGSALHGPGTAAPSVSMTSAGAKLAPPVPLEPAPAAVQPTYVNGSFVSAARGGVTTNWAIARPPGQTAPLRPVIALHGKGQDAAGVMAGGVEQGLAQAVDAGIPPFAVVAVDGGGSYWHKRASGEDSGAMVLNELIPMLAQQGLDTSRVGFLGWSMGGYGALLLGARLGPARTAAICAVSPALWTSSGATAPGAFDGADDYAANSVWGLPQLGQIPIRIDCGNSDPFYSATKQFIAQLPSPPSGGFSPGGHDGAFWSSQLPAEIAWMAPLLVA